The Cannabis sativa cultivar Pink pepper isolate KNU-18-1 chromosome 8, ASM2916894v1, whole genome shotgun sequence genomic interval atttatacaAAGAAcaatgatatttatttaaaaatatatatctattgattttaaattttaaattttaaatatatctataaaattatatatataaatatatataatccaACACCTAATTAAACCCCTAACGAACCGTGAAATTTTATCTACTAAAACACACATACTCTTCTCTTTCGATACTCAATCATGGCTACTAATTTCATTGTTCTCattattattcttcttttttttccaACTTCCATGTCTATTTCTACACAGAAAATATGTAACCAAACTGAATATCCCTCCTATTGTCAAAACATATTCAATTCTTCATCATCGGCAGAGGATaatgatatttattattatggaCGACTTGCAGTACAAACATCCTTAGTCAGATCAGAAAGGTTTGTAAACTCAGTTCAGAATTATTTACAATATTCATACAATATCGACAACAACACCAAAAACTCAGGAGATGGCCccacacaaaccctagctttaaaGGGTTGCAAAGATTTTGCTTCTTCTAATGTATATATGCTTGATAATATCATAGCAATGATAAACAACACTAACCAAGTCCTTCCATTCTCACAAGCCAACACCTTACAAGACAAGCTCACTGCCCTTTTGCCTAATCTCTACACTTGCTTAGATTTATTAGAAACCACTCCTACATCTGAGAACATTAGAAACGACTTATCGCAGATGATAGACGACGATGTTAAGGTTCATATGATCTCTCTCACTCTTTGCACCGAAGGTTGGGTGTCCAAGGATAAGAaaaacattaataataataataataatggtcaACAATCTCCTCCTCTGCTAAGTAAATTCAAGTTAGCATCAGATAAGGCGAATAAGAAAGCGATTTTGGAGTCGATTTTGAAAGGGGTAAAAGTGAATGTGGATCATCACCATCATAGTGAAGACGAGAATCAGCAAGGTTTTGTCATTATAAACGATTTTGTtgttgtgagcaaagatggtaGTTGGGACTTTACAAGTATCAACGACGCTATCAACGCAGCACCTAGTCGTAGTTATAATGATGGTTACTTTTTAATCTATGTCACCGCCGGTGTTTATTCAGAGTACGTCAATGTAGGCGCCGAAAAGACTAATTTGTTTTTACTCGGTGAAGGTATTCACAAGACTGTTATCACTGGAAACCGAAATAATGCTGATGGATTTTCTATTTCAAGTTCAGCAACTCTCTGTAAGTAATATAaataatgtgtttatatattataatgtaTAATTTGGGACTCGAATTCAATACTTCTAACACACTCTAGCGTCGTTATGTTGGTTGTGTTTAaggattattattaattatgctGTTAAATTCATGCATTGCATCATGTAAGATAATATTACTACGTATGATTCTAgttgaaattaatatatataagagTATACTAGCTATTCATATTGGAAAAACTAAtagacatatttgttaatttataaaatttcattaactatttaattttcctatattttatatatttgctGAAATCGTCACACAGccgtatatattttttaagttgttattaTTAAGTGATAGggtaaatttcttaaattttaatgttataatactatatttctgtaattttttttttttttttgaacatacTATATTTCTGTAatttaaactatatatatatatatatattttttcaattgatATAAGTGTACAAAATTAACACTTATGTTATAGTTACtgcttaattataaatattaaggtaAGTCTATAATACACCTTTTAAAAAGAGTGTACATTGTAgtgtaattttttcaaaattaaataactaaaaaaaattttgaatacgaaaatataaaaaatctaaatatattccttaatataatacataaatattcgttaatatattattatagatAAGTTTTCATATATTAATTGAAGTATAAACTAACTTGTTATGGTGGTATATATATGGTGTGATAGCTGTGTCAGGTGATGGTTTTATGGGTGCAAATCTATCAGTAGTAAACGCAGCTGGACTACACAAAGAACAAGCAGTGGCTTTACGAAACACTGCCGACCACTCCACATTTTATAGCTGCAGCTTCGAAGGGTATCAAGACACACTTTATATTCATTCACACCGTCAATTTTATAGAGACTGTGATATTTACGGAACAGTAGATTTCATATTTGGTAATGCTACAGCTATAATTCAAAATTCCAATATCTATGTCCGAAAGCCTCTTTTAGGTCAATCTGCAGTGATCACAGCCCACGGTCGAACCCACCCAACTCAACAAAGTGGAATCTCAATTCACAATAGCAACATTCTACCCACAACAGACTTGACAACCTCTAATGCTAGACTCGAAAGACGTAGAAGAACCAAGGCTTTTCTGGGGAGGCCGTGGAGGGATTGTGCACGTGTTGTGTATATGCAATCTTACATGGATGGAGTTATTGACTCAGCTGGGTGGCACAGATGGGATCAAACTGATTTTGGTTTGAATGATGCTTATATGGGAGAATATAATAATTGGGGTCCTGGATCGCATACTGAAAAACGACCCAAGTGGTCAGCTTTTCATATTCTCAACACCACTGATGCTCAGGATTTTACTGTGTCTAATTTTATAGATGGTGATTCGTGGTTGCCACAGACGGGTGTACCTTACACTGGTGGATTGATTTAGCTTAAATTTATTATGCATATAATGATATATGCATAGATTAACATTTTATTAGCATACATGTTTagttaatgtatttttagttgGGTGGAATCGTAAGCTACCcctacttttattttatttttaaactattttaattcttttagtataaattggaaaataaaaaaaaaaaattaattagtgcAACTagtatttgaaatttatttttgatataaaGTTATAGCACACCAAATTGGGATTTACCATACACATGCATTGGAAGGCATGCACATGCACGTGCATATATAATTAACTTTTCTTAATTACTAGATTTTTTATAACCTGTTTCAATTATaggcatatatataattatataattatatataccaaTTCCATTAAAACGGttctaagaaaaataagaagataTGAACAGTATACCCTAGTAAGAAATCAAGTTGGAGATATATGGAGATCTGCttctcatatatatttatcGGTGAAGGTAGTGAGTAGGTAAAAGGGAGAAAAGAGAAGGGTATGTAATGTAATGTGTAGGTAAAAGGGAGAAAGTTGTAGAGATCTGGACAACGGAAATGCTAAAAAATTAAATCTGTTACAAGAAGGTGTggctttttaattaattaagctgACGTTGTtaattttaggctaattagtaattttctcctcaaattttgacatgtatcaaatcatgccccctgaacttttttggccgttaaaaattctcctgaactattgagattgttagatttaaggacttttgtctaattttagggAGATACAGCTGAGGATAGTAAATCATGGTTTCACTTGACTTTATTTGCTACAATAGATTTTTGAtgctttcaaaattttcttacACTTCAAAGTTGAAGCTAAATTATAAATTGGGAAATCTATTAAAGTTTTGCAAAAAGACTGGGGTGAGAAATTTAGATCATTCACAAAGTTCTTAATATTGAGCAAGGAATTCACCACAGACATTCCTGTCCCACCACACATCGGCAGAATGGCTTGGCTAATAGGAAGCATATGCACATTGTTGAAAATGGCTTTACCCTTTTAGCTCAAGCTTCATTACCTCTCAAGTTTTAGGATGAGGCATTTCGAACAAAACATTGTTATCCCTAGCAAACTtagaaacactaatcaagttctTTGTTATTTTAGGACATGGAGAAGATTATTTAAGACAAGATGTTGAGATGAGTGTTTAGGAAGAATAAAAGATTGACCAATATGTTTAAGCATCACCTACATACATTTGGTCTTGATCAACATAATCAAAACAGTTAGCAAGATTTTGGGCTTGTGGAGTGCAATGGTTTGTTGCTCCTGAATCTGCCTGAAGTGGTGAGATTAGCTTGATTTGGTTGAGCCTGCTGTGGTGTGTGTATCAACTGCTGGTTGGCCCCAAATTTTGACCTGTGAAAGACTTGTCAAAACGATAAAAGTAATCATGGACAGTGAATCCAAACCTCAGGCAAAGCTGACATTGGACCCTATTATTCACTGTCATAGCTAATCTACCACCTCTATTTGGGTTAAAGTTTTCTCAATATAATTTGACTCATTTTTTTAGCTCAAATTATACACAATCTATTCGAGATGGTAAGAAAATGCTAAGGGAAGTGCTAATTAAATACCATAAATGATGGCATACTATTATTggtgtattttattatttggtcttatttcaaattttgattTAGTGAATAATATTTTACAGAAACTTCTGTAGGGTTTTCTTATAATGATCTCAAActctacttttttatttttttttaaaaaaaacatttaatgtGTTGTTATGAATGATTAAACTAAAGATCTCGAGTTTTTAAAAGTTTTACTACACTTAATTTCCTACGTATTAAGTACCTACTTCAATATAATCTCTATCTTGTTATAAGTAGTTAAGCAAAAGGTGATTAAGGCTTGGTATAGGCTTTTCCTTTCAACTAGTTCTTATATAAACTAGTGATCTCTTTTTCACTCTTTCATTACACTTCTTCCTTTCTTTAATTCACCCTAGTTCATATTTTTCAAGACACATTATACATACATTGTAGCCACCAATTTTATTCTTACAGAGATTGACATTTAAGGAACAATAGATTACATATTTAGTAATGCTGCAGCTGTAATTCAAAATTGCAATATCTATCTCTAAAAATTTTCCTAGATCAATTCACCATCATCACAAATCATGGTCGAACTCAACCAAGTCAACAAAGTGGAATCTCCATTGCAACATTTTACCCGCACAACCTCTAATGCTAAACCCTGAAGACGTGGAAGAACCAAGACATTTTTTAGAAAGGTCGTGGAAGCATTACTCATGAATTGTTTTTATGCAATCCTACTCATTTTGGTTTGAATGATGCGTATGGGAGAGTATAATAATTGGCTTATAGCATCGCATACTAACAAACGACCCAACTTAATAGACGAGATTCATGGTGATTCTTGATTGTCCAATTTTACTGTCCATAATATTTAAGATGCTCACTCCCATCTGCGGCAACCACGAATCACCATCTATAAAATTGGACGCTATAAAATCCTGAGCCTCTGTAGTGTTGAGTAGATGGAAAGCTGACTATTTGGGTCGTTTTTCAGTATGCAATTTGGGACCCCAATTATTATACTCTCCCATATACGCATCAatcattcaaaataaaataagttttgtGTCAAGTCTGGTGTTGGTAAAATGTTGCTATTGTGAATAATGTAGATTCTGCTTTGTTGACTTGGTTGGGTTCGACAATGATAACAGTGAATAGACTTAGAAGAGACTTTCGGACATAGATATTGTAATTTTGAATTACAGTTGTAGCATTactaaatatgaaatctattaCTCCGTAAAAATCACATTCTCTATAAAATTGGCAGTGAGAGTGTATGTAAAATGTGTCTTGATACTCTTCAAAGTTGCAACTGGAGAATGTGGAGCAGTCAACACTGTTTTGTAAAGCCACTACTTATTGTTTGTGTCCCAGCTGTGTTTACTACTGATATATCACACATACCTTAATGGCTATTATGGAAAGTATTTATGTATTGTGAATGAAGATTCGACTTTGTTGACTTGTGTTAGAACATGGGTTATTAAGCATTTTCGGGtgcaaataatattttatatataaattaacttaataaaataataaaacataatagtatttttgattgcaaattttctaaaaaaaattactacaaAGTAAAACTCCCAATCCATTCTATAGatctatttttctgttttttggtATAGTTAAGACTCacatcttattttattttagtaaagAATATTGGGTGGATTCACAAGATACCCCaactttattttagttttaaattAGGAAGGAACCACTGATTTAGTTGTGGTTGATTattatgatttaataaataatagtttTATTTACAGTATAATAAGACTTCAGATAGTGTTTGGATTTGAATGTGAAACGGATTAAAAAACTGAATTATTCTATATTACAAACTGAAATGTTACAACTGGAATTTTGACCAGTAAGCAAGGATAACATTAATTTCCACTTCTAAGAAGGGCAATGAGACATAACAGAACAGTCACTACAGTGAATTTGCCCAAAGTTTCTTTGAAGGAAGAGCAATATTTTATTCCATAATTTATTGCACAATACAATTTGTGGAATAAAACAATGCTCTATTCATAATAAAGCcataaatttagaaaatatgCTTCTAAAATCTTCTTGGTATAGGTCTGGAAGTTGAAGCTACACTTTTCCCAGAAAATCCACCTGGCTTCTTACTGGGAGAGGCACTGTTTGTACAATGGAATGAAGCATAGAAATTAAACAATGATGAATGTACTGAGAAAACAATAGCAACTGAGGATTCATTTCATACCCATGATTTGTCTGTACAGCATTTCTCTTCATAGCTGCAAGATTTTTCACCTCATTACTGTTCAAAAAGGTCAACAGTCAAAACCCAAAAATCAACGGAAATCTAATGAGTTTGATGGTGAAATAATGTTCCCGCAGGAAATACGATAATGAAAATGAAGTACAGCATTAGAAATGAAagccaagaaaaagaaaagtaaacttTTTAGTATTGGGAAGTACATATTGGATCAAGCCAGAGAAGAGAGAAATCAATTTCGCGAAATGAAACAGACTCAAATAACTCTGTTTTAGCTCAGCACAAaatttatctaagaaaatagAGTACACAGGCATACCACTTGAGAAAATCTAATTTTGCTTTCTTCATAATGTTGCTCTTCACATTGGAAACGTTATAGCTAGGTCCACTACCTATAAAAGAAATATCATATGTTAATGTTAATAACATACAAAATTTATTCAATCCTCATGTAAATGTTAGGCCAACAGCTTGAAAAAGGTTCTCGTAAACCAAGGCTTATGAAAACAACTAGTAGAACTATGAGAAACAACTGTAAGAAAACATATTTACCTCCAAAAAAACTTCTTTTGCTTGAAGGAGGAACCTTTGTACAGAGTTGAACTTGCCGACTTTGTTTTCctacaaaattaaaagaatagaaGTGTAAACCAGAGAAATTTTGAACAATATTCTCAATCAGAGTACATATGAGTGGCTGTTGGAAGAAAAATAACACATTCCTCATTAATCCCATAGCACCTATGTAGGTAATATAAGAAATCAATCACATCACAAACCATTCAATCCATATACCTCTGGCTCTTCCCAGGCTAACTAGCACAGACTCCATCAATAGAACATATCAAATTTTGATAGCTATAGTACAAAAATATGAGCACTAGGTTAACTTATAGTCACAGACTAGTGGGTTTCATTATTCAGTCAGCAAACACTGAGAAATAAGTGGTAAAGAGAAACAGTTTGAGATGTCCTCCAACTCCCCCTTTCTATTATTTGGGTCTGGTTAGTGCTAATTATACAAGAGTGGATTAGTATTAGTTCAAAATCACAAAATGTTATAGTTAAACCAAAGGCACTGTTTTCTCCTCTTAAATATTGTTAAATAAAGCATCAAATTAGAATTGAGTGGAAACTAGAGCTGGATATATATCTTGCTACAAAATTAGTCTCCTCTTGTTTAAGCTAAATTGTTGAAATATGATAGATCTCCAATAGGTTGAGACAAAGAAACAACTAATCTTTTTTTAGAGGTTTTAGCAGGGTATGGGTCCAAGCTAACAAATAAGACTTTGGTGATAGACTCCAAGTAACCTTTAACAGAAGGTACATGAGCCTGAGGAAGTCAGAGGGATTTCATCCAAAGGGACATAAATTTGGgcctttatttatataaaaaagtgCCTGGAATGGATATAGATCAATAGAGAATGT includes:
- the LOC115700349 gene encoding pectinesterase-like; this translates as MATNFIVLIIILLFFPTSMSISTQKICNQTEYPSYCQNIFNSSSSAEDNDIYYYGRLAVQTSLVRSERFVNSVQNYLQYSYNIDNNTKNSGDGPTQTLALKGCKDFASSNVYMLDNIIAMINNTNQVLPFSQANTLQDKLTALLPNLYTCLDLLETTPTSENIRNDLSQMIDDDVKVHMISLTLCTEGWVSKDKKNINNNNNNGQQSPPLLSKFKLASDKANKKAILESILKGVKVNVDHHHHSEDENQQGFVIINDFVVVSKDGSWDFTSINDAINAAPSRSYNDGYFLIYVTAGVYSEYVNVGAEKTNLFLLGEGIHKTVITGNRNNADGFSISSSATLSVSGDGFMGANLSVVNAAGLHKEQAVALRNTADHSTFYSCSFEGYQDTLYIHSHRQFYRDCDIYGTVDFIFGNATAIIQNSNIYVRKPLLGQSAVITAHGRTHPTQQSGISIHNSNILPTTDLTTSNARLERRRRTKAFLGRPWRDCARVVYMQSYMDGVIDSAGWHRWDQTDFGLNDAYMGEYNNWGPGSHTEKRPKWSAFHILNTTDAQDFTVSNFIDGDSWLPQTGVPYTGGLI